The Burkholderia sp. NRF60-BP8 genomic sequence ATCGAGGGACGGAATGTCGAACCAGGCGATCGCGCGTTCCAGGGTTGCAGTGGCGGTTGCTGACGTCATGACGAGCTCCTTGTGTTGCGTTGTTATGCGGATTCGATGGGAAAACCAGCCTGCATTGCGCCGGGATTGCAGTGTGATCGCGGGCTGCTGACACCGTATTGTCAGTAGAGTTGTCACCCTTGACATGCAACCATTCGGTTGCATAATAAGGCCATTGACCCGGGAGCGGCATGGATCTCGTTTTCAAGGCGCTGGCCGACGCCACGCGCCGTCGGTTGCTCGATCTGCTGTACGCAAAAAACGGCCAGACCGTGTCCGAGCTGTGCGACGGGCTCGCGATGAGCCGGCAGGCCGTGAGCAAGCATCTCGCGCTGCTCGAGGCCGCGAACCTCGTCGCGACGACGTGGCGCGGCCGGGAGAAGCTGCATTACCTGAATCCGGTGCCGATCCATGACATCGCGCAACGCTGGATCGGCAAGTTCGAGCGTCAGCGCCTGCAGGCGCTGGCGGACCTCAAGCGGGGGCTGGAAGCGCCCCGCGACACGGGAGACGACGATGGGTAATCCCGATTTCGTGTACGTGACCTTCATCGCGGCCACGCCCGAGCGCGTGTTCGACGCGCTGACCAATGCCGAGCTGACGAAGGACTACTGGGTGCGGCATCGCAACGCGTCGCCCGACTGGCGGCCGGGTTCGCGGTGGGAACATCAGGACTACGACGATCCGTCGCGGGTCGACATCGTCGGCGAAGTGGTCGAGAACGATCCGCCGCGCCGGCTGGTCGTCACGTGGCGCACGCCGTCGGGGGAGGGCGAGGAATCGCGCGTGACCTATCTGGTCGAGCCGCACGAGGGCGTCGTGAAGCTGACCGTCACGCACGACGGGCTGGTGCCCGGTTCGGAGATGGACCGCGGGATTCGCGGCGGCTGGCCGGTCGTGCTGTCGAGCCTGAAGACGCTGCTCGAGACGGGGCATGCACTGCCGTTTACGATGGCGCGCTGGTCGCAGTCGAAGCATTGACCGGCAGCGGAAAAGCACAGGGGCCGCGATGGCGGCCCCTGCACGTCGTGGCTTGCGCAAGCGCACGGATGGCTTACGCGTCGCCCTCCGGCGCGGCCGCGCGTGCCTTCACGCTGCCGGCGATCAGGTCGAAGCGGAACAGCCGGCATTCGAGCGCGCCGTTGAACAGCGGCGTCTTGGCCGATTCGCGCAGGCGCAACTGGCCCGGCAGCGAACGGTCGGACGTCAGCAGGAACGCCTGCCAGCCCGTGAAGCGCTGCTTCAGCGCATCGCCGAGCGCGTTGAAGAACTCGCTGTCCGGCGCGTCGGTGTGCGTGCGACGGAATGCGTCGTCGTTGCCGCGGTTGCGGCCGGTTTCGCGCACCTCGCCGCGCGCGCTGCGGCCGCGCACTTCGATCCGCTCGCCGTACGGCGGATTCGCGAGGAGGATGCCCGGCCCGTCGCACGGCGGCGTCATCCCGCGCGCATCGACCTGCTTGAGCCACACCGACGGCACGCCCGCGCGCTCGAGGTTCGCGCGCGCCTTCTCGAGCATGTCGCCGGAGATGTCGCTGCCGTACACGCCGAGCGCGTCGCCGCGCCTGGCCCGCGCCGCGCGCTTCGCGTCGAGCGCCGGGACCTTCAGCCCCTGCCACGCGGTGATGTCGTACTGCTTGAGCTTTTCGAAGCCGAACCGGCGCTCGACGCCGGGCGCCACGCCGAGCGCGATCTGCGCGGCTTCCGCGAGGAACGTACCGCTGCCGCACATCGGGTCGTACAGCGCGGTGCCGGGCGTCCAGCCGGTCAGGCGCAGGATGCCGGCCGCGAGGTTCTCGCGCAGCGGCGCCGCGCCCTTGTCGAGGCGCCAGCCGCGCTTGAACAGCGGCTCGCCCGACGTGTCGAGGTACAGCGTGCATTCGCCCGCCGTCAGGAACGCGAACACGCGCACGTCCGGCGCACCGGTGTCGATGCTCGGGCGCGCGCCGGTCTTGTCGCGCATCCGGTCGCAGATCGCGTCCTTCACGCGCAACGTCGCGAATTCGAGGCTCTTCAGCGGCGACTTGATCGCGGTGATGTCGACGCGCAGCGTCTGCGTGGCCGCGAACCAGCGTTCCCACGGTTGCTCGAGCGCGAGCGCATAGACGTCCTGCTCGTTGCGGTACGCGCGGTGCGCGATCTTCAGCAGGATCCGGCTCGCGATCCGCGAATGGAGGTTCGCGGCCATGCCGGCGGCCCAACCGCCGCTGAAATGGACGCCGCCCGGCACCTGCGCGCCCGCGGTGAACGGCGCGCCGTTCAGGTGGCGGCCGGCGATTTCGGCCAGCTCGGCGGCAAGCGCCGCTTCGAGGCCGCGCGGGCAGGGGGCGAAGAATTCGAACAGGGTGGGCGAGGACATAAGGCGGGTGAGGACGTGCAAAAGTCCACTATTGTACGCGGCGCAGGCGACCGGGGCCGGCGTTTCGGCGCGGCGGCGCCGGCGCGGCGGCCGCTCGCGCGTGCCGGGAGGGCGACGGGGGCGGCGGGGCGCCGCCGCTCCACCTCCCCGCCGCCCCCGCCGCCGGTCAGTGTGCGCCCGGCTGGCCGGCGCGCGCGGCCGAGTTGCCCGCCGGCCAGAACAGCGCGGACGGCTTCGCGAGCACCGTGCGGACGATCGCGGCGACGAGCGCGCGCACCTTGGTCGGGCGCAGGCTGCGCGAGCGCACGGCCATCGTGAACGCGAGTGCGAAGCTCACGAGCACGTTGAGGAAGGCCATGCTGAGCACGCCGGCGCCGGCCCACCACAGTTCGGGCGTGCGGAGCGCATCCTTGCCCAGCACGCCGAGCGCGACCCCGATCGAGCCGGCCGACAGCGTCACGTGCCGCACCTCGAACGGGAACATGAACACGGTGACGATCGCCGGGACGAGGCCGAGCATCAGGCCGAGGCCGACGTTTGCGACCACGCCGGCGACGTTCGACCGGCAGAAATGCGCGAGCTTCGCGGCGCCGGCCGCGCCGAGCGTCAGGCGCAGCCGACGGTTGTACGCGAGCGCGTCGCCGACGCGGTGCAGCACGAACCAGTTGTCGGCCCAGCCCGCGAGCAGGCTCGACGCCCACAGCAGCACGCCCGTGAGCGCCGCATAGAACGGCGTCGGGCCGAGCAGCGAGAACGAATGCAGCGTCGCGTGCGCCTTCTCCGGCGAGATCAGGTTCGTATGCGTGACGTTGGCCGCGAACAGCTGCACGAGCAGGCACACGGGCAGCACGACGACCACGTTCCCGGAAATCGCGGCCGCCTGCGTGCGGATCAGTGCGATCACCGACGCGACGAACGCCTTCACGCCTTCCTCGTGACCGGTGTCGTCGAGTTCGCGCGCGAGCGTCGGCGCGGTCATCGCGGGCTGCTTGGTCGCGAGCGTGAAATGCAGGAAGTGCATCAGCATGAAGCTGGCCGCGTAGTTGATGCCCGCCAGCAGCCCTTCGAGCATCGACTGCAGGTGCGCACCCGTGATCGCGAACTTCACGCACACGGTCGCGACCGTGACGAGGCCGCCGCCGGCCGCCATCCGCAGCATCTTCAGATACTCGGCCCGGCCGCGCGAGATGTAGTGCTCGCCGGTGTCCGCGTTGGTCTCGACGAGCTTGCGCGCGAACAGCGAGAAGTTGCTGCGCACGAGGTGCGCGACGCTCTGGCTGCTCTGGTTCGCGTCGACGAGCTCGGCGGTCAGGTGCGCCATGCCGTGCAGGTCGTCGCGCGCCATCCACGCGTTGAGCAGCATCTCCGCGCGCAGGATGCGCATGCGCATCCGCTCGACCTGGAACACGATGTCGACCGACACGCCGTTGCGGTACAGGTGCGCGAACACGTTGTCGACGGCGATCCGGCATTCGTCGAGCAGCACGCGCAGGTAGTTCACCTCGTGCAGCAGCTTGCTCGGGTCGCCGCCGTCCTCGACGGCCGCGTGCGCGGTCTCGACCGCGAGCATCGCGCGCGTGAGGCGGTAGAACGGCTGCGATTCGAGCGGCTTGCGCGCATCGTCGTCGGACAGCCGGCTGCGCACCGTCTGCGACAGGCCGGTCGAGCTGATCTGGCAGGTCAGGTTGTGCAGCGCGGCCAGCAGGTCGCGCGAGAACGAGCCGGGCTCGTGGCGCTCTTCGTCGGTGACGTCGAACGAGAGCAGCTCGGCGAGGCGCGCGAGCAGATCGTCGGGCAGCGCGTCGATCCATTTCGCGTCCTCGGGCGTCGGGAACATCAGCGTGAACAGCGCCGACAGCTCGCGGCGGTTCGGCGCAGGCGGGATCAGCGACGAATCGATCCGCTCG encodes the following:
- a CDS encoding SRPBCC family protein; the protein is MGNPDFVYVTFIAATPERVFDALTNAELTKDYWVRHRNASPDWRPGSRWEHQDYDDPSRVDIVGEVVENDPPRRLVVTWRTPSGEGEESRVTYLVEPHEGVVKLTVTHDGLVPGSEMDRGIRGGWPVVLSSLKTLLETGHALPFTMARWSQSKH
- a CDS encoding site-specific recombinase, yielding MFRSLTTLIKKWRASRNAGHQLDALLAHADADASYAERSEWLIELAHWLRRNGTVQDTPAERNADTRAYPAHARLRYLFHVLDRNPAWKAHAARILRGILRECDGISLLCDAGMPVHSGFFGALFERIDSSLIPPAPNRRELSALFTLMFPTPEDAKWIDALPDDLLARLAELLSFDVTDEERHEPGSFSRDLLAALHNLTCQISSTGLSQTVRSRLSDDDARKPLESQPFYRLTRAMLAVETAHAAVEDGGDPSKLLHEVNYLRVLLDECRIAVDNVFAHLYRNGVSVDIVFQVERMRMRILRAEMLLNAWMARDDLHGMAHLTAELVDANQSSQSVAHLVRSNFSLFARKLVETNADTGEHYISRGRAEYLKMLRMAAGGGLVTVATVCVKFAITGAHLQSMLEGLLAGINYAASFMLMHFLHFTLATKQPAMTAPTLARELDDTGHEEGVKAFVASVIALIRTQAAAISGNVVVVLPVCLLVQLFAANVTHTNLISPEKAHATLHSFSLLGPTPFYAALTGVLLWASSLLAGWADNWFVLHRVGDALAYNRRLRLTLGAAGAAKLAHFCRSNVAGVVANVGLGLMLGLVPAIVTVFMFPFEVRHVTLSAGSIGVALGVLGKDALRTPELWWAGAGVLSMAFLNVLVSFALAFTMAVRSRSLRPTKVRALVAAIVRTVLAKPSALFWPAGNSAARAGQPGAH
- a CDS encoding ArsR/SmtB family transcription factor; this encodes MDLVFKALADATRRRLLDLLYAKNGQTVSELCDGLAMSRQAVSKHLALLEAANLVATTWRGREKLHYLNPVPIHDIAQRWIGKFERQRLQALADLKRGLEAPRDTGDDDG
- a CDS encoding THUMP domain-containing class I SAM-dependent RNA methyltransferase, with the translated sequence MSSPTLFEFFAPCPRGLEAALAAELAEIAGRHLNGAPFTAGAQVPGGVHFSGGWAAGMAANLHSRIASRILLKIAHRAYRNEQDVYALALEQPWERWFAATQTLRVDITAIKSPLKSLEFATLRVKDAICDRMRDKTGARPSIDTGAPDVRVFAFLTAGECTLYLDTSGEPLFKRGWRLDKGAAPLRENLAAGILRLTGWTPGTALYDPMCGSGTFLAEAAQIALGVAPGVERRFGFEKLKQYDITAWQGLKVPALDAKRAARARRGDALGVYGSDISGDMLEKARANLERAGVPSVWLKQVDARGMTPPCDGPGILLANPPYGERIEVRGRSARGEVRETGRNRGNDDAFRRTHTDAPDSEFFNALGDALKQRFTGWQAFLLTSDRSLPGQLRLRESAKTPLFNGALECRLFRFDLIAGSVKARAAAPEGDA